Within the Streptomyces sp. NBC_00554 genome, the region CGGAGTCAGCCCCATGCCGACAAACGTGATCGTCGCGGCCGTACGGCCTTGCATCCCGTCCGGAGTGACCGCCTGCCGGACGGCCATGACCGTCACATTCACCAACTGGCTGCCTGTCCCGAACACGAAGTTGACCGCAAGGAGCGCGGCAACTGTCGCCGCGGAGGGGCCGTGCAGAGCGGGGACGCACAGCAACACGCCGTCGCCGAGTGCCGCCGCGGACACGAGCACCACGCCATGACCGAACCGGCCCGGCAGGCGGGCGGCGAGCATCGAGCCCACGAGCGCGCCCGGCCCCGTCGCCGCAAGGGCCAGCCCGACGGCGGTACCCGACAGGTGCAGTTCCCGCGGCAGGAAGAGCAGATAGACGGTCATCATGGCCGCGAAGGAGAACTGGAAGGCGGCCGAGGCCAGGCACACGGCCCGCAGCGAGGTGTCGCTGACGACGAAGCGCAGGCCTTCATGGATCCGCTGCCACACCCGAGGGGGACGCTCCGAACGCTCCGGAATCGATTCGGTCCGGCGGATCCGTCGGATCGACAGGAACGACAGCGCGAAGAACAGCGCACTGGAAGCGGCCGCGATCGGCGCCGACAGCAGCGTCACCAACGTACCGCCGAGGGCGGGACCGCCGATCTGCGCGACGGACCGGCTGCCCTCGAGCGCGCTGTTGCCCCGCACCAGCTGATCGCGTTTCACCAGCCTTACGAGGGACGCCTGGTAGGCCACGTCGAAGAACACGGACAGGGTCCCGACCGCGATGGCGACCACGAGCAGCGCGGGAAGGCCGAGCCAACCGAAGAGGCCGGCCGCGGCGGCGGCGCCCAGTGCCAGGGTCCGGCCGATGTCCGTCAGTACCATCACCGTGCGGGTCCGCCACCTGTCCACCCACGCGCCGACGAAGAGCGAGAGCAACAGGATCGGCGCCTGCCCCACCGCGCGGAGAACGCCCACCTGGCCGGCACCGGCGTTGAGCGT harbors:
- a CDS encoding MFS transporter produces the protein MWRDGDFRKLWLGQTASQLGEHASLVVLPLFAVLTLNAGAGQVGVLRAVGQAPILLLSLFVGAWVDRWRTRTVMVLTDIGRTLALGAAAAAGLFGWLGLPALLVVAIAVGTLSVFFDVAYQASLVRLVKRDQLVRGNSALEGSRSVAQIGGPALGGTLVTLLSAPIAAASSALFFALSFLSIRRIRRTESIPERSERPPRVWQRIHEGLRFVVSDTSLRAVCLASAAFQFSFAAMMTVYLLFLPRELHLSGTAVGLALAATGPGALVGSMLAARLPGRFGHGVVLVSAAALGDGVLLCVPALHGPSAATVAALLAVNFVFGTGSQLVNVTVMAVRQAVTPDGMQGRTAATITFVGMGLTPLGSLLGGFLAGEWGLRTSLVVTATGMMLSPVLMALSPLACLGRALPASQDAPTTAARLQVPERSLRETGGSSPGDVG